One genomic segment of Mytilus galloprovincialis chromosome 5, xbMytGall1.hap1.1, whole genome shotgun sequence includes these proteins:
- the LOC143076487 gene encoding SEC14-like protein 2 isoform X4 — protein sequence MLDFRENVKDVLEPEHDDHYLLRWLRARNFDLKKSEDMLRKHLIWRKEEDIDNILRQKTPDVIENYYPGGHCGFDKDGSPVWIDPIGNIDPKGLLRSAKKKDVIYKEIKNAEYVQQLMKLQTKKLGKRVDQIIIIYDLENFGMKHLWKPGMDTVVKFLEMFEDNYPEALKIAFIINAPRFFPVVYKLIRPILSEDTVNKIRIFGTNYKSELLKCIDADQLPVYWGGSLTDKGGDPKCSSKITLGGEIPKEYYLKIASEEMENFTTVNVKRGSSLQVDVDVKTAGSCIRWQFTTEGYDLGFGVYKKTKDEKQHASKMIPVVHSERVDSHLVPEDGSVAVKEAGAYVVRFDNTYSYIRSKTISYLIEVLEPEVEEVNAHTYDKTNAKGDKSDLCIDSTLDVGEGDPETKGADGHSTDM from the exons cCAGAAATTTTGACCTCAAGAAATCAGAAGATATGCTCAGAAAG CACCTGATATGGAGGAAGGAAGAAGATATAGACAATATATTGAGACAAAAAACTCCTGATGTTATCGAGAATTATTACCCAGGGGGCCATTGTGGATTTGACAAAGATGGTAGCCCAGTTTGGATAGACCCCATTGGAAATATAGACCCAAAAG GATTATTGAGGTCAGCTAAGAAGAAAGATGTCatctataaagaaataaaaaatgcaGAATATGTGCAGCAGCTTATGAAACTTCAGactaaaaag CTTGGGAAGAGAGTTGACCAGATAATTATAATATATGACCTTGAAAACTTTGGCATGAAACATCTGTGGAAACCTG GAATGGACACAGTGGTTAAATTTCTAGAAATGTTTGAAGACAATTATCCAGAAGCACTGAAGATTGCCTTTATTATAAATG CGCCAAGATTTTTTCCTGTTGTTTATAAATTGATACGACCAATCCTCTCGGAGGATACTGTTAACAAGAttagaatatttggca CTAACTACAAAAGTGAGTTATTAAAGTGTATAGATGCTGACCAGTTGCCTGTTTACTGGGGTGGATCGTTGACCGATAAAGGTGGAGATCCTAAATGTTCTTCTAAG ATAACTCTTGGAGGAGAGATACCTAAGGAATATTATTTAAAGATAGCCTCAGAGGAAATGGAGAACTTTACTACAGTTAATGTTAAACGAGGGTCTTCTCTACAGGTGGATGTTGATGTGAAAACAGCAGGAAGCTGTATAAG ATGGCAGTTTACGACAGAAGGGTATGATTTAGGATTTGGAGTGTATAAGAAAACAAAGGATGAGAAACAGCATGCTAGTAAGATGATACCTGTAGTCCATTCAGAGAGAGTCGACAGCCATCTTGTTCCTGAAGATGGTAGTGTGGCTGTTAAAGAAGCTGGGGCTT ACGTGGTACGTTTTGACAACACGTACAGCTACATAAGAAGTAAAACTATCAGTTATCTAATAGAGGTCCTAGAACCAGAGGTAGAAGAGGTCAACGCACACACCTACGATAAAACCAATGCCAAGGGAGATAAGTCAGATTTATGTATCGACAGTACCTTAGATGTAGGTGAAGGTGACCCTGAGACAAAGGGAGCAGACGGACATTCTACTGATATGTGA
- the LOC143076487 gene encoding SEC14-like protein 2 isoform X5 codes for MLRKHLIWRKEEDIDNILRQKTPDVIENYYPGGHCGFDKDGSPVWIDPIGNIDPKGLLRSAKKKDVIYKEIKNAEYVQQLMKLQTKKLGKRVDQIIIIYDLENFGMKHLWKPGMDTVVKFLEMFEDNYPEALKIAFIINAPRFFPVVYKLIRPILSEDTVNKIRIFGTNYKSELLKCIDADQLPVYWGGSLTDKGGDPKCSSKITLGGEIPKEYYLKIASEEMENFTTVNVKRGSSLQVDVDVKTAGSCIRWQFTTEGYDLGFGVYKKTKDEKQHASKMIPVVHSERVDSHLVPEDGSVAVKEAGAYVVRFDNTYSYIRSKTISYLIEVLEPEVEEVNAHTYDKTNAKGDKSDLCIDSTLDVGEGDPETKGADGHSTDM; via the exons ATGCTCAGAAAG CACCTGATATGGAGGAAGGAAGAAGATATAGACAATATATTGAGACAAAAAACTCCTGATGTTATCGAGAATTATTACCCAGGGGGCCATTGTGGATTTGACAAAGATGGTAGCCCAGTTTGGATAGACCCCATTGGAAATATAGACCCAAAAG GATTATTGAGGTCAGCTAAGAAGAAAGATGTCatctataaagaaataaaaaatgcaGAATATGTGCAGCAGCTTATGAAACTTCAGactaaaaag CTTGGGAAGAGAGTTGACCAGATAATTATAATATATGACCTTGAAAACTTTGGCATGAAACATCTGTGGAAACCTG GAATGGACACAGTGGTTAAATTTCTAGAAATGTTTGAAGACAATTATCCAGAAGCACTGAAGATTGCCTTTATTATAAATG CGCCAAGATTTTTTCCTGTTGTTTATAAATTGATACGACCAATCCTCTCGGAGGATACTGTTAACAAGAttagaatatttggca CTAACTACAAAAGTGAGTTATTAAAGTGTATAGATGCTGACCAGTTGCCTGTTTACTGGGGTGGATCGTTGACCGATAAAGGTGGAGATCCTAAATGTTCTTCTAAG ATAACTCTTGGAGGAGAGATACCTAAGGAATATTATTTAAAGATAGCCTCAGAGGAAATGGAGAACTTTACTACAGTTAATGTTAAACGAGGGTCTTCTCTACAGGTGGATGTTGATGTGAAAACAGCAGGAAGCTGTATAAG ATGGCAGTTTACGACAGAAGGGTATGATTTAGGATTTGGAGTGTATAAGAAAACAAAGGATGAGAAACAGCATGCTAGTAAGATGATACCTGTAGTCCATTCAGAGAGAGTCGACAGCCATCTTGTTCCTGAAGATGGTAGTGTGGCTGTTAAAGAAGCTGGGGCTT ACGTGGTACGTTTTGACAACACGTACAGCTACATAAGAAGTAAAACTATCAGTTATCTAATAGAGGTCCTAGAACCAGAGGTAGAAGAGGTCAACGCACACACCTACGATAAAACCAATGCCAAGGGAGATAAGTCAGATTTATGTATCGACAGTACCTTAGATGTAGGTGAAGGTGACCCTGAGACAAAGGGAGCAGACGGACATTCTACTGATATGTGA
- the LOC143076487 gene encoding SEC14-like protein 2 isoform X3, whose amino-acid sequence MSGFVGDLSEKQSTALQKFRENVKDVLEPEHDDHYLLRWLRARNFDLKKSEDMLRKHLIWRKEEDIDNILRQKTPDVIENYYPGGHCGFDKDGSPVWIDPIGNIDPKGLLRSAKKKDVIYKEIKNAEYVQQLMKLQTKKLGKRVDQIIIIYDLENFGMKHLWKPGMDTVVKFLEMFEDNYPEALKIAFIINAPRFFPVVYKLIRPILSEDTVNKIRIFGTNYKSELLKCIDADQLPVYWGGSLTDKGGDPKCSSKITLGGEIPKEYYLKIASEEMENFTTVNVKRGSSLQVDVDVKTAGSCIRWQFTTEGYDLGFGVYKKTKDEKQHASKMIPVVHSERVDSHLVPEDGSVAVKEAGAYVVRFDNTYSYIRSKTISYLIEVLEPEVEEVNAHTYDKTNAKGDKSDLCIDSTLDVGEGDPETKGADGHSTDM is encoded by the exons cCAGAAATTTTGACCTCAAGAAATCAGAAGATATGCTCAGAAAG CACCTGATATGGAGGAAGGAAGAAGATATAGACAATATATTGAGACAAAAAACTCCTGATGTTATCGAGAATTATTACCCAGGGGGCCATTGTGGATTTGACAAAGATGGTAGCCCAGTTTGGATAGACCCCATTGGAAATATAGACCCAAAAG GATTATTGAGGTCAGCTAAGAAGAAAGATGTCatctataaagaaataaaaaatgcaGAATATGTGCAGCAGCTTATGAAACTTCAGactaaaaag CTTGGGAAGAGAGTTGACCAGATAATTATAATATATGACCTTGAAAACTTTGGCATGAAACATCTGTGGAAACCTG GAATGGACACAGTGGTTAAATTTCTAGAAATGTTTGAAGACAATTATCCAGAAGCACTGAAGATTGCCTTTATTATAAATG CGCCAAGATTTTTTCCTGTTGTTTATAAATTGATACGACCAATCCTCTCGGAGGATACTGTTAACAAGAttagaatatttggca CTAACTACAAAAGTGAGTTATTAAAGTGTATAGATGCTGACCAGTTGCCTGTTTACTGGGGTGGATCGTTGACCGATAAAGGTGGAGATCCTAAATGTTCTTCTAAG ATAACTCTTGGAGGAGAGATACCTAAGGAATATTATTTAAAGATAGCCTCAGAGGAAATGGAGAACTTTACTACAGTTAATGTTAAACGAGGGTCTTCTCTACAGGTGGATGTTGATGTGAAAACAGCAGGAAGCTGTATAAG ATGGCAGTTTACGACAGAAGGGTATGATTTAGGATTTGGAGTGTATAAGAAAACAAAGGATGAGAAACAGCATGCTAGTAAGATGATACCTGTAGTCCATTCAGAGAGAGTCGACAGCCATCTTGTTCCTGAAGATGGTAGTGTGGCTGTTAAAGAAGCTGGGGCTT ACGTGGTACGTTTTGACAACACGTACAGCTACATAAGAAGTAAAACTATCAGTTATCTAATAGAGGTCCTAGAACCAGAGGTAGAAGAGGTCAACGCACACACCTACGATAAAACCAATGCCAAGGGAGATAAGTCAGATTTATGTATCGACAGTACCTTAGATGTAGGTGAAGGTGACCCTGAGACAAAGGGAGCAGACGGACATTCTACTGATATGTGA